AAACGATACCGTCACAGATCGCCCCTACAATGGCTAAATGTTCGATGCCCTGGGCGACCGCCTCGATGACGTCTTCAAGCAGCTCCGTGGACGCGGGCGCCTGTCCGAGAAGGATGTAGAAGCCGCGCTCCGCGAGATCCGCCTGGCGCTTCTCGAGGCCGACGTCGCCCTGCCCGCAGTAAAAACCTTCCTCAGCCACGTCCGTGAGAAGGCGGTGGGGGAGGAGGTCCTCAAGTCCCTCACCCCGGGCCAGCACGTGGTCAAGCTGGTCCACGACGAGTTGATCGACATCCTCGGCGGCACCCTCTCCCCGCTGAAGATGGCCAACAAGCCCCCGACCGTGATCATGCTGGCCGGCCTGCAGGGTTCCGGTAAGACCACCCTGGCCGCCAAGCTCGGCGCCCACCTGAAGAAGAAGGGCAGCAAGGTGATGCTGGTCGCCGCCGACCTGCAGAGGCCCGCCGCCATCCGCCAGCTGGAGGTTCTCGCCGGCCAGGCGGGCGTCCAGTTCTTCAGCGGCGAACCGGGGGAGACCGACCCGGTCAAGGTCGCCCGGGCCGGCCTGGAGGAGGGCCGCCGCAACGCCGACGTGGTGATCGTCGACACCGCGGGCCGCCTCGGTATCGACGAGGAGATGATGGCCCAGGTCGCCCGGGTCCACGACGTCGTGCAGCCGAACGAGGTCCTGTTCGTCCTGGATGCCATGACCGGTCAGGACGCCCTTCACTCCGCCAAAGCGTTCTCGGAAACCCTGCCGCTGACCGGCATCGTCCTCACCAAGATCGACGGAGACGCCCGGGGAGGCGCCGCCCTGTCCGCCACGACCATCACCGGCGTTCCGGTCAAGTTCGCAGGTATCGGCGAGAAGCTGACCGACCTGGAGCCCTTCTACCCGGACCGGATCGCCTCCCGCATTCTCGGGATGGGCGACGTCCTCAGCCTCATCGAGAAGGCCGAGGGCACGATGTCCAAGAAGGAGGCCGAGGCCCAGGCCCGCAAGGTCATGGAAGCCCGTTTCACCCTGGAGGACTTCCTTACACAGATCCAGAGCGTGAAGAAGATGGGCGGCATCGGCGACCTCATGAAGATGCTTCCCGGCATCCCGGGCATCGGCAAGATGTCGAACATCGACGTACAGGACCACGACGTGGCCAGGATCGAGGCGATCATCCGCTCGATGACCCCGCAGGAGCGAAACGACCCCCGGATAATCTCCGGCAGCCGGAGGGTCAGGATCGCCAAGGGGTCGGGCAGCCAGGTCCGTGAGGTAAACGATCTGATCAAGCAGTTCGACGCCGCCCGCAAGATGATGAAGCAGATGATGAAGTTCGGTGTGGGCGGCGGCAAGAAGGGTAAGAAGGGCTTCAGCCTGCCGCCGGGGCTGGGTATGTAGGCAGCGACCGGCGGATGGGGTTGGTTGAGGTCGTCCCCAGCCAGGCCACCCCGCCGGTTCGCTGATACACTGCCCTAATGGTAAAGATAAGACTCCGCCGCATAGGCAAGAAGAAGCAGCCAACCTACCGGGTGGTAGTCGCGGACTCCCGCGCACCCCGTGACGGCCGGTTCATCGAGTCGATTGGTACGTACGCCCCCCGCAACGAGCCCTCGATAGTGCAGATCGACAACGAACGTGCACTCGAGTGGATCGGCAAGGGCGCACAACCGTCGGCCGCTGTGACCAAGCTCCTCAAGATCTCAGGCGCTCTCGATGAGAAAGGCAAGACCCTCTCCGCTTCTTCCGCAAAATGAGCTCGCGTGAAACGCTCGAGTTTGTCGTCTCGTATCTGGTTTCAAACCCAAACGATGTTCGGATAGAAGAAGAGGTATCAGGTCGTACGATTATGTACGACCTGTTTGTGCATCCCGACGACGTCGGGAAGGTCATC
This is a stretch of genomic DNA from Actinomycetota bacterium. It encodes these proteins:
- a CDS encoding KH domain-containing protein; its protein translation is MSSRETLEFVVSYLVSNPNDVRIEEEVSGRTIMYDLFVHPDDVGKVIGRNGRIARAIRAVVKAAALREDRNAIVEIID
- the rpsP gene encoding 30S ribosomal protein S16 — translated: MVKIRLRRIGKKKQPTYRVVVADSRAPRDGRFIESIGTYAPRNEPSIVQIDNERALEWIGKGAQPSAAVTKLLKISGALDEKGKTLSASSAK
- the ffh gene encoding signal recognition particle protein → MFDALGDRLDDVFKQLRGRGRLSEKDVEAALREIRLALLEADVALPAVKTFLSHVREKAVGEEVLKSLTPGQHVVKLVHDELIDILGGTLSPLKMANKPPTVIMLAGLQGSGKTTLAAKLGAHLKKKGSKVMLVAADLQRPAAIRQLEVLAGQAGVQFFSGEPGETDPVKVARAGLEEGRRNADVVIVDTAGRLGIDEEMMAQVARVHDVVQPNEVLFVLDAMTGQDALHSAKAFSETLPLTGIVLTKIDGDARGGAALSATTITGVPVKFAGIGEKLTDLEPFYPDRIASRILGMGDVLSLIEKAEGTMSKKEAEAQARKVMEARFTLEDFLTQIQSVKKMGGIGDLMKMLPGIPGIGKMSNIDVQDHDVARIEAIIRSMTPQERNDPRIISGSRRVRIAKGSGSQVREVNDLIKQFDAARKMMKQMMKFGVGGGKKGKKGFSLPPGLGM